In Aegilops tauschii subsp. strangulata cultivar AL8/78 chromosome 3, Aet v6.0, whole genome shotgun sequence, one genomic interval encodes:
- the LOC109764853 gene encoding uncharacterized protein isoform X2 — protein sequence MPPVLESDMHSREYLAEQKCKGEAYLKERDARIAEHKAAEQESLKDIQSIARSLVYPSAPNAQLTQKARGADDCSDLEYEPDAEEEAYVEEEDLRGEEEVALPKSKAMEALSNKPPNITHENWTSLVNKWSDKRNKKICQMNKENREAVRQHQKTGSMSYVSYFSKLKKDKYNNHDPSPIEFFKDTHTNSKTDSMS from the exons ATGCCACCAGTTCTGGAGAGTGATATGCATAGCAGGGAATATCTTGCGGAACAGAAATGCAAGGGTGAGGCATATTTGAAGGAAAGGGATGCAAGGATTGCGGAACACAAGGCTGCGGAGCAGGAGTCTCTTAAAGACATACAAAGCATAGCTCGTAGCCTTGTATACCCTAGTGCTCCTAATGCGCAACTGACACAGAAGGCACGAGGTGCTGATGATTGCAGTGACTTAGAGTATGAACCAGATGCTGAAGAGGAGGCCTATGTAGAGGAAGAGGATTTGAGAGGTGAAGAGGAGGTCGCTCTTCCTAAGTCCAAAGCAATG GAAGCATTATCAAATAAGCCACCCAACATTACTCATGAGAATTGGACTAGCCTTGTCAATAAATGGTCTGATAAAAGAAACAAG AAAATATGTCAAATGAATAAGGAAAACCGAGAAGCTGTCAGGCAACACCAAAAGACGGGATCTATGTCCTATGTTTCCTATTTCAGCAAACTT AAAAAAGACAAGTACAATAATCATGACCCAAGTCCCATTGAGTTTTTTAAAGACACCCATACAAACAGCAAGACTGATAGCATGAGCTGA
- the LOC109764853 gene encoding uncharacterized protein isoform X1 — protein MPPVLESDMHSREYLAEQKCKGEAYLKERDARIAEHKAAEQESLKDIQSIARSLVYPSAPNAQLTQKARGADDCSDLEYEPDAEEEAYVEEEDLRGEEEVALPKSKAMEALSNKPPNITHENWTSLVNKWSDKRNKKICQMNKENREAVRQHQKTGSMSYVSYFSKLNAMEKRREAQSEGEQPVSDTSIVAEVLKEESAHSTVLSSMGYASRSGRSGSSTL, from the exons ATGCCACCAGTTCTGGAGAGTGATATGCATAGCAGGGAATATCTTGCGGAACAGAAATGCAAGGGTGAGGCATATTTGAAGGAAAGGGATGCAAGGATTGCGGAACACAAGGCTGCGGAGCAGGAGTCTCTTAAAGACATACAAAGCATAGCTCGTAGCCTTGTATACCCTAGTGCTCCTAATGCGCAACTGACACAGAAGGCACGAGGTGCTGATGATTGCAGTGACTTAGAGTATGAACCAGATGCTGAAGAGGAGGCCTATGTAGAGGAAGAGGATTTGAGAGGTGAAGAGGAGGTCGCTCTTCCTAAGTCCAAAGCAATG GAAGCATTATCAAATAAGCCACCCAACATTACTCATGAGAATTGGACTAGCCTTGTCAATAAATGGTCTGATAAAAGAAACAAG AAAATATGTCAAATGAATAAGGAAAACCGAGAAGCTGTCAGGCAACACCAAAAGACGGGATCTATGTCCTATGTTTCCTATTTCAGCAAACTT AATGCGATGGAAAAGAGAAGGGAAGCACAATCAGAAGGTGAGCAGCCAGTATCCGATACATCAATTGTGGCTGAAGTTCTAAAGGAAGAAAGCGCCCATAGCACCGTCCTTTCTAGCATGGGGTATGCATCAAGATCCGGGAGGTCTGGGAGCTCTACTTTATGA